In Anopheles cruzii chromosome X, idAnoCruzAS_RS32_06, whole genome shotgun sequence, one genomic interval encodes:
- the LOC128270634 gene encoding trypsin-3-like, translated as MGSNSSNMLSYLLWTLAVIVATVSADDESRIIGGFEALQDNTKHQVSVRLKFLEDREYGRGHICGGSLISDRLVLTAAHCLFDSLGLPLSAEHYVVVGGNTDRTTLTNNTFISRVRKAVFHEGYNDELSTNDIALLHLSEVVPPEHPTLRPIAMAEQPLAAGSSCQVSGWGTTIWGVQQSTVKLMAVDISIVETSICNDTDSYNGEIAPGMLCAGQLEGGKDSCQGDSGGPLVCHSLLAGVVSFGYECGLPKFPGIYSDVVYYQQWIRANSSADRPHTINLGLAAILFASLALLRM; from the exons ATGGGTTCGAATTCTTCCAATATGTTGTCCTACTTATTGTGGACGTTGGCAGTTATTGTAGCAACGGTTTCTGCGGATGATGAAAGTCGAATTATCGGTGGCTTTGAAGCGTTGCAAGACAATACCAAACATCAG GTTTCAGTCAGATTAAAGTTCCTGGAAGATCGAGAGTATGGGCGTGGACATATCTGCGGTGGAAGTCTAATTAGCGACCGACTCGTATTGACGGCAGCACACTGTCTATTCGACAGTCTGGGGCTCCCGTTGAGTGCAGAGCACTACGTTGTCGTCGGTGGTAATACCGACAGGACGACACTCACCAACAACACCTTCATCAGCAGGGTGCGCAAAGCAGTCTTCCACGAAGGATACAACGACGAGCTGTCCACCAACGACATAGCGTTGTTACAC CTTAGTGAAGTGGTACCACCGGAGCATCCTACATTGCGGCCAATTGCGATGGCAGAGCAACCATTGGCGGCCGGAAGCAGCTGTCAAGTTTCCGGCTGGGGTACTACTATTTGG GGAGTTCAACAATCGACAGTCAAGCTGATGGCGGTTGACATCTCGATCGTCGAAACTTCGATTTGCAACGACACGGATAGCTACAACGGTGAGATTGCTCCTGGTATGCTCTGCGCCGGTCAGCTGGAAGGGGGCAAGGACAGTTGCCAAGGTGATTCCGGTGGACCGCTCGTTTGCCACTCGCTGTTGGCAGGcgtcgtttcgtttggttACGAGTGTGGTTTGCCAAAATTCCCCGGCATCTACTCCGATGTGGTATACTATCAGCAATGGATACGGGCTAACAGTTCAGCTGACCGGCCACACACCATCAACCTTGGGCTGGCTGCGATACTTTTCGCGTCGCTTGCGTTGTTGCGAATGTGA
- the LOC128270623 gene encoding xaa-Pro aminopeptidase ApepP-like: MKRAKRYLVAVSALLVLLVGGGVALGRALNTDDELMEDTTPKTMDVILSEIRSLMQDYSIEAYIVPSVDAHNSEYISLHDRRYQYVTNFTGSAGTAIITLTGAALWTDSRYHLQAENEIDPSYWTLMREGLAGVPTRDQWLLEHLSPGAQVGTDPFLIASTEYERLGTVLAQSGYRLIALERNLVDIVWNNRPPQTVEELRPLGYEYTGQRAADKISTVRDTLHALGANAIVINALDEVAWLLNLRGTDILYNPVFFAYAIITHERVHLFTNTERINETIREHFRTEGLMPPVVDVRDYQDILAGIDEYVRDGHRLLLSTACSQALYAAIPAEQRLQQYSVVAKLKAVKNAVEAAGMQRAHVRDGAAVVRYLAWLETTVGGDDNVTELSGAAQLHAFRSEQQLFVDLSFTAISAFGPNSAIVHYSPSTDTDLPITRDGIYLIDSGAQYLDGTTDVTRTIALGQPTAFQRECFTRVLKGFLSLASAVFPTHASGTVFDTLARKALWDVGLDYGHGTGHGIGAFLGVHEYPPSFVSNTASPSNQGVVENMFSSNEPGYYEAGQFGIRIEDIVQVVRADVPHDFNGRGALTFYSNTVVPIQRKLIDVQLLSEAEVTSLNKYHRRVREQVGPLLLEQNDSEAYRWLIEATEEINTPTADSLAPVHQNGTM; this comes from the exons ATGAAGCGCGCCAAAAGGTATCTGGTGGCGGTGTCAGCCCTGCTCGTCCTGCTAGTTGGCGGAGGGGTAGCCCTCGGTAG GGCGTTGAACACGGACGACGAGCTGATGGAGGATACGACGCCGAAAACGATGGATGTCATACTGTCCGAGATCCGGAGTCTGATGCAGGACTACTCGATCGAGGCGTATATCGTCCCTTCGGTGGATGCTCACAAT AGCGAGTACATATCGTTGCACGACAGGCGCTACCAGTACGTGACGAACTTTACCGGCTCCGCCGGAACGGCCATCATTACATTGACGGGAGCCGCTCTGTGGACGGACTCCCGCTACCATCTGCAGGCGGAGAATGAGATCGATCCGTCCTACTGGACGCTGATGCGCGAAGGTCTCGCCGGGGTACCGACGCGCGACCAATGGCTACTGGAGCACCTATCGCCGGGTGCCCAGGTGGGAACGGATCCCTTTCTGATCGCGTCAACCGAGTACGAGCGGCTGGGCACGGTACTCGCCCAGTCTGGCTACCGGTTGATCGCGCTCGAGCGCAACCTGGTCGACATCGTGTGGAACAATCGGCCTCCGCAGACGGTCGAGGAACTGCGCCCGCTGGGCTACGAGTACACCGGACAGCGGGCTGCTGACAAGATCTCCACCGTCCGCGATACTCTGCACGCACTCGGTGCCAACGCCATCGTCATTAATGCCCTCGATGAGGTCGCTT GGCTGCTTAATCTGCGTGGCACCGACATTCTCTACAATCCGGTGTTCTTCGCATACGCCATCATCACGCACGAGCGGGTCCATCTGTTCACAAACACAGAGCGCATCAACGAGACGATCCGAGAGCACTTTCGCACCGAGGGCCTcatgccaccggtggtggatgTACGCGACTATCAAGACATCCTGGCCGGCATCGATGAGTACGTGCGGGACGggcaccggctgctgctgtccaccGCCTGCAGTCAAGCGCTGTACGCCGCCATTCCGGCAGAACAGCGACTCCAGCAGTACAGCGTAGTGGCAAAGTTGAAGGCGGTCAAGAATGCGGTCGAAGCGGCGGGCATGCAAAGGGCGCACGTGCGAGACGGAGCCGCTGTCGTACGGTACCTCGCCTGGCTCGAGACAACGGTCGGGGGCGACGACAATGTAACCGAACTGTCCGGGGCGGCCCAACTGCACGCCTTCCGCAGCGAGCAACAGCTATTCGTCGACCTAAGCTTCACGGCGATCAGCGCGTTCGGGCCGAATAGTGCGATCGTGCACTATAGCCccagcaccgacaccgatctgCCGATCACGCGTGACGGCATCTACTTGATCGACTCGGGCGCCCAGTATCTGGACGGTACGACCGATGTGACGCGCACGATTGCGCTCGGTCAGCCGACCGCCTTCCAGCGAGAATGCTTTACGCGCGTTCTGAAAGGCTTTCTGTCGCTCGCGTCAGCCGTCTTTCCGACGCACGCCTCGGGCACCGTGTTTGACACGCTCGCCCGGAAGGCACTCTGGGATGTGGGACTCGACTACGGCCACGGTACGGGCCACGGGATCGGGGCCTTCCTCGGCGTGCACGAGTATCCACCATCGTTCGTGTCGAACACCGCATCACCCAGCAATCAGGGCGTGGTCGAGAACATGTTCTCCTCCAACGAGCCCGGTTACTACGAGGCGGGCCAATTCGGGATACGCATCGAGGACATCGTGCAGGTGGTACGTGCGGACGTGCCACACGACTTCAATGGCCGCGGTGCGCTCACGTTCTACAGCAACACGGTTGTTCCGATTCAGCGCAAGTTGATCGACGTACAGCTGCTATCAGAGGCGGAAGTGACGAGCCTTAATAAGTACCACCGGCGGGTTCGGGAGCAAGTAGGTCCGCTACTTTTGGAACAGAACGATTCCGAAGCGTATCGGTGGCTTATCGAGGCAACGGAAGAAATCAATACTCCGACGGCTGACAGTCTAGCACCGGTGCACCAGAACGGCACGATGTAA
- the LOC128270725 gene encoding uncharacterized protein LOC128270725, translated as MASDSEGKTVFRPTCQQRIDFDPCVPVSMRRKSMVNNQFLSDVTFDVGPSHQKIFAHKILLATASEYFYGMFSGNFVETRQPEIRLEWVDAQLFITILRYIYCGTDAIVLNVSNLRDIYSYSQRFMLNELNDEVRKFLERRIEKDGPLQVLTDNRFFEFPSVDDNCLQIIRKNPLFYFNIEKFLEIDKVSLDLILCAQQINCTDDQLLTAFDIWNGRNNFSEEEAKEMKEKILNGKRSYNCTKLHLFGGQMFAMDSEAEALNFYIQSDNDIELYGIGVYIKSTSQVVEVHMTIEDDNDTEITSDMFEYENKLAHTVGVADLFFEKTVLYSHCSYKISLRTHPRCDIFLLSEPYVCHDSMRLNFTQPDGPNQYVHGLAHFFCEERPSTGHG; from the coding sequence ATGGCTTCCGACTCTGAAGGGAAAACCGTCTTTCGACCGACCTGCCAACAGAGAATTGATTTCGACCCGTGTGTTCCAGTATCGATGCGGCGCAAAAGTATGGTGAATAACCAGTTCCTGTCCGATGTGACGTTTGACGTTGGTCCGTCGCATCAAAAAATATTTGCCCATAAGATTCTGCTAGCAACCGCGTCGGAGTATTTCTACGGCATGTTCTCTGGCAACTTCGTAGAGACTCGCCAACCGGAGATCCGGCTAGAATGGGTCGATGCGCAGTTGTTCATCACAATTCTGCGCTACATCTACTGTGGAACCGATGCTATCGTGCTCAATGTTTCGAACCTGCGCGACATCTATTCTTATTCACAGCGCTTCATGCTAAACGAATTGAACGACGAGGTGCGCAAGTTTTTGGAACGGCGAATTGAAAAGGATGGTCCGCTCCAAGTGCTAACCGACAACCGATTCTTTGAGTTCCCGTCCGTTGACGACAACTGTTTGCAAATAATACGCAAAAATCCTCTATTCTACTTCAACATCGAAAAATTTCTTGAGATCGATAAGGTTTCGCTTGATTTGATCTTGTGCGCACAGCAAATCAACTGCACCGACGACCAGCTGCTGACGGCATTTGACATTTGGAATGGGCGTAACAACTTCTCAGAGGAGGAAGCCAAGGAAATGAAGGAAAAGATCTTGAATGGCAAGCGTTCGTACAATTGTACCAAGCTGCATCTGTTCGGCGGTCAGATGTTTGCCATGGATTCGGAAGCTGAAGCGCTCAACTTCTACATTCAGTCGGACAACGACATTGAATTGTACGGCATCGGCGTGTACATTAAGTCGACCTCACAGGTCGTGGAGGTACATATGACCATCGAAGATGACAATGACACCGAAATCACCTCCGATATGTTCGAGTACGAGAACAAACTCGCTCATACGGTTGGCGTGGCCGATCTGTTCTTCGAGAAGACCGTATTGTATTCGCATTGCTCGTACAAGATTTCGCTTCGGACGCATCCGCGTTGCGATATATTTCTGCTTTCAGAACCGTACGTATGCCACGACTCTATGAGGCTGAACTTTACACAACCAGATGGCCCGAACCAATATGTGCACGGTTTGGCGCATTTCTTTTGCGAAGAGCGTCCGTCAACGGGCCATGGTTAA
- the LOC128277589 gene encoding trypsin eta-like produces MVTNSVSFSPTHLSRLLLIVLYVLPNHLPCKATDPRIVGGFPANSVVTRHQVSVRNKATDQVSFGRGHICGGSLITKSTVLTAAHCLVDNNDRPRSASYFRVVGGNIARSSQTATTFVTDVTRNVVHANYNPSGFLNDVGMLILAKQVPVNHATLQPITLATRLPASGTVCQTTGWGSTYYGGSSTEQLMAVNVSIIATATCNGRDSYGGSIRSGMMCAGNWSGGQDACQGDSGGPLVCDALLVGVVSHGIECARPRLPGVYADVAYYGDWIARNGVASSWPMVQLPLLVLMVGSAALGRHSVTVLQ; encoded by the exons ATGGTTACAAATAGTGTGAGCTTCTCACCGACCCATCTATCGAGGCTCCTACTTATTGTACTGTACGTGTTGCCGAATCATCTGCCCTGCAAGGCAACGGACCCAAGAATAGTGGGCGGCTTCCCTGCCAACAGTGTTGTTACGAGGCATCAG GTGTCAGTCCGCAACAAAGCAACCGACCAGGTCTCGTTCGGACGTGGTCATATCTGCGGCGGAAGTCTCATTACCAAATCCACAGTCCTTACGGCCGCGCACTGTCTTGTGGACAATAATGATAGACCGCGGTCGGCCAGCTACTTCCGAGTAGTAGGCGGCAATATTGCTCGCAGCTCCCAAACGGCGACAACGTTCGTTACCGACGTGACGCGGAACGTCGTGCACGCCAATTACAACCCGTCTGGATTTCTCAATGACGTGGGCATGCTAATC TTAGCCAAACAGGTGCCCGTGAACCATGCGACTTTGCAGCCGATTACGCTGGCCACCAGATTGCCAGCGAGTGGCACGGTTTGCCAAACAACTGGCTGGGGCAGCACGTATTAT GGAGGTTCCTCAACCGAACAACTGATGGCCGTCAACGTGTCCATCATCGCTACCGCCACCTGCAATGGACGGGACAGCTACGGCGGCTCAATCCGTAGCGGTATGATGTGTGCCGGCAACTGGAGTGGTGGCCAGGACGCTTGTCAAGGTGACTCCGGCGGTCCTCTTGTGTGTGACGCGCTTCTGGTCGGTGTGGTTTCACATGGTATCGAGTGTGCACGGCCACGATTACCTGGAGTGTACGCTGACGTGGCGTACTATGGCGACTGGATTGCACGGAACGGTGTCGCAAGCAGTTGGCCAATGGTGCAGCTACCTTTGTTGGTACTGATGGTTGGGTCAGCAGCTTTAGGTCGCCATTCAGTCACAGTTCTCCAATAA
- the LOC128270645 gene encoding ubiquitin-conjugating enzyme E2 H — MSSPSAGKRRMDTDVIKLIESKHEVTILGGLNEFCVKFFGPRGTPYEGGVWKVRVHLPEHYPFKSPSIGFMNKIYHPNIDEVSGTVCLDVINQAWTALYDLSNIFESFLPQLLTYPNPVDPLNGDAAAMYLHKPEEYRKKVADYVRRYATEEALREQEPTESSDSESSMSDFSEDEAQDMEL, encoded by the coding sequence ATGTCGTCACCGAGCGCTGGTAAGCGCCGTATGGACACGGACGTCATCAAGCTAATCGAGAGCAAACACGAGGTGACGATACTAGGAGGATTAAACGAATTTTGCGTTAAGTTttttggcccccgggggacacCGTACGAGGGCGGTGTTTGGAAAGTGCGCGTCCACCTACCGGAGCACTATCCGTTCAAATCGCCCAGTATTGGGTTCATGAACAAAATTTACCATCCGAATATAGACGAGGTGTCCGGCACGGTGTGCCTAGACGTAATCAACCAGGCATGGACGGCGCTGTACGATCTGTCCAATATCTTCGAATCGTTCCTGCCACAGTTGCTCACCTATCCGAACCCAGTGGATCCGCTAAACGGTGACGCAGCCGCGATGTACCTTCACAAGCCGGAGGAATATCGGAAAAAAGTAGCCGACTACGTGCGGCGGTACGCGACGGAGGAGGCGCTGCGGGAACAGGAACCAACTGAAAGCTCCGACAGTGAGAGTAGTATGTCGGACTTTAGTGAGGATGAGGCGCAAGACATGGAATTATAA